The Nostoc sp. 'Lobaria pulmonaria (5183) cyanobiont' genome window below encodes:
- a CDS encoding transaldolase family protein produces the protein MALYLDSAIASEAEVVKLWGWVKGITTNPTLLSQSDTPPETTLKKLVALTNGPLYYQLMASDKAGMLAEARKAFEIIGSQTILKIPATPLGFEVVASLSPEITCSVTAIYSAAQAAVAREAGAKIAIAYVNRATRLLGDGIALVRDMASVLKGSDTEILAASIKSPEEAAASLQAGADHLTLPLTMLQAIATHEFSQKTVEEFAKGGIGLTNS, from the coding sequence ATGGCACTATATCTAGACTCAGCGATCGCATCGGAAGCTGAAGTTGTTAAGCTTTGGGGATGGGTAAAAGGTATTACAACAAATCCCACGCTATTGTCTCAAAGCGATACTCCACCAGAAACCACGCTCAAAAAGTTGGTTGCCTTGACAAATGGCCCGTTATACTATCAACTTATGGCATCTGATAAAGCTGGGATGCTAGCTGAAGCTAGAAAAGCTTTCGAGATTATTGGTTCACAAACAATTTTGAAGATTCCCGCAACACCGTTAGGGTTTGAAGTGGTGGCGAGTCTATCACCAGAGATTACCTGTTCAGTGACAGCGATTTATAGTGCAGCACAGGCAGCAGTAGCACGAGAAGCAGGAGCGAAAATTGCCATAGCTTATGTAAATCGAGCTACCCGATTGTTAGGTGATGGTATTGCCTTAGTGCGGGATATGGCTAGCGTACTCAAAGGTAGTGATACGGAAATCTTGGCAGCTAGTATCAAATCTCCTGAAGAAGCAGCCGCATCGTTGCAAGCCGGGGCAGATCATTTAACTTTACCACTGACAATGTTGCAGGCGATCGCAACTCATGAATTCTCACAAAAAACTGTTGAAGAATTCGCTAAAGGAGGCATTGGTTTAACTAATTCGTAA
- the rbsK gene encoding ribokinase, whose translation MSIIVFGSINIDLVATTPRLPVAGETLLGEDFFKVSGGKGANQAVALAKLGIPTQIVGRVGADDFGSELINNLQASGVQTDNIFVDKTVSSGVAIITVSQTGENQIVVIPGANGRVNQEDVERLSYFLPEATALLLQLEIPITAVIAAAQVAQRANIKVIFDPAPAQSNLPDELYPLVDIITPNEVEAAQLVGFPVDGEEQAAKAAAVLLQRGVKCAIVKLGAKGVFCATAEEKFFVPAFSVHAVDTVAAGDAFNGGLAAALFEGLSLHQAVVWGAAAGALTATKPGAQTSLPDRFTFDAFLKERKMNGGFQG comes from the coding sequence ATGAGTATTATCGTCTTCGGCAGCATCAATATAGACTTGGTAGCAACAACACCCCGGTTGCCAGTTGCAGGAGAAACGTTACTAGGAGAAGACTTTTTTAAAGTTTCGGGAGGGAAAGGAGCCAATCAAGCCGTAGCATTAGCAAAATTGGGAATTCCTACTCAGATAGTGGGGCGTGTAGGCGCAGACGATTTTGGTTCCGAACTTATTAACAATTTGCAAGCATCTGGTGTACAGACTGATAACATTTTTGTGGATAAAACTGTTAGTTCTGGAGTCGCTATTATCACCGTGAGTCAGACTGGTGAAAATCAAATAGTCGTCATTCCTGGTGCAAATGGGCGCGTCAATCAAGAAGATGTAGAGCGATTATCCTACTTTTTACCAGAAGCTACAGCACTACTTTTACAACTAGAAATTCCTATTACTGCCGTGATTGCTGCTGCTCAAGTGGCACAACGTGCAAACATAAAAGTAATTTTTGACCCCGCACCCGCACAATCTAATTTACCAGATGAATTGTATCCATTGGTAGACATTATTACACCAAATGAAGTTGAGGCAGCGCAGTTGGTTGGTTTTCCTGTGGATGGAGAGGAACAAGCAGCCAAAGCCGCTGCGGTTTTATTGCAACGGGGTGTGAAATGTGCGATCGTCAAACTGGGTGCTAAGGGTGTTTTTTGTGCGACTGCTGAAGAAAAGTTTTTTGTACCCGCGTTTTCAGTTCATGCAGTTGACACAGTAGCCGCAGGCGATGCTTTTAATGGTGGTTTAGCGGCGGCACTTTTTGAAGGACTTTCCTTACATCAAGCAGTTGTTTGGGGTGCAGCAGCAGGTGCTTTGACAGCGACAAAACCAGGCGCCCAAACTTCGCTACCGGATAGGTTTACATTTGATGCATTTCTTAAGGAAAGGAAAATGAATGGTGGTTTTCAAGGGTAG
- a CDS encoding endonuclease/exonuclease/phosphatase family protein yields MPNIQEHVNTLITKFVPGYRFFRLQELTIDKNNSLQTEINSNSIKVLSWNIAKQNYNNAWLEDFSKIIATYQPNFIFLQEFSLKLEADEWATWLKMNWNFAPNFVDIHHQTYSGIFTASTIKPITKKVITTKHYEPIVKTPKISLITEYLLSEQNTTILTINTHLINFVDLNKFKIQLNELERALSTHRGPLIFSGDFNTWSRKRAVILNQVTTQLGLTPVIFAPDEKEKIKRFLLSPPLDHIFYRNLSVKKASAKVLDQICSSDHKPLLAEFTYINPQKN; encoded by the coding sequence ATGCCTAATATTCAAGAACACGTAAACACTCTGATTACGAAATTTGTTCCGGGTTATAGATTTTTTCGTTTACAAGAACTCACAATTGATAAAAATAATTCACTGCAAACAGAGATTAATAGTAACTCAATTAAAGTTCTCAGTTGGAATATTGCTAAACAAAACTATAATAACGCTTGGTTAGAAGATTTTTCAAAAATAATTGCGACTTATCAACCAAACTTTATATTTTTACAAGAATTTTCTTTAAAGTTAGAGGCAGACGAATGGGCAACCTGGCTGAAAATGAATTGGAATTTTGCTCCTAATTTTGTAGACATTCATCATCAAACTTATTCAGGAATTTTTACAGCCTCGACAATCAAACCAATTACCAAAAAAGTTATAACTACTAAACATTATGAACCGATTGTTAAAACTCCGAAAATTTCTTTAATTACTGAGTATCTGCTATCTGAACAAAATACAACTATCCTAACAATCAATACTCATTTGATCAATTTTGTAGATTTAAATAAATTTAAAATTCAACTAAATGAATTAGAGCGGGCGTTATCTACACATCGGGGGCCACTAATCTTTTCAGGAGATTTCAATACTTGGAGTCGAAAAAGAGCAGTTATCCTCAATCAAGTAACAACTCAATTGGGATTAACGCCTGTAATTTTTGCACCTGATGAGAAGGAGAAAATTAAACGCTTCCTGTTATCACCGCCTTTAGATCATATCTTTTATCGAAATCTTAGTGTGAAGAAAGCCAGTGCTAAAGTGCTAGACCAAATTTGTTCATCCGATCATAAGCCATTGCTGGCAGAATTTACTTATATCAATCCTCAAAAAAATTAA
- a CDS encoding PIN domain-containing protein, with protein MQLLLPLEIVEFNQSSATIYASIRSDLESRGLIIGAMDMLIASHALSLGVTLVTNNMREFSRIPTLLLENWVD; from the coding sequence ATGCAACTTCTGCTACCTCTAGAAATTGTCGAATTCAATCAATCATCTGCAACGATTTACGCCAGCATCAGAAGTGATCTCGAAAGTAGAGGACTTATTATTGGTGCAATGGATATGCTCATTGCTTCTCATGCGCTCAGTTTAGGAGTTACCCTCGTCACCAATAATATGCGAGAGTTTTCTCGTATTCCTACGCTCCTATTAGAAAACTGGGTTGATTAG
- a CDS encoding glutathione S-transferase family protein: MTQLTLVIGNKNYSSWSLRPWLAMKQFGLEFNEIRIPLYNNPDCSLKIRQYSSSGKVPVLLHDTQTVWDSLAICEYLAETFPNLQWWPEEKAARALARSISAEMHSGFQNLRQNMPMNCRAKYPGKGLASVVQQDIDRITSIWQESRQKFGAGGNFLFGNFTIADAFFAPVVLRFITYDVHLDTVSRNYLESVLALPAMQEWINAAKNETEVIPQYEF, from the coding sequence ATGACACAACTTACTTTGGTAATCGGCAACAAAAATTATTCATCTTGGTCACTTCGTCCTTGGTTAGCGATGAAGCAATTCGGTTTGGAATTCAATGAGATTCGGATTCCTCTCTATAACAACCCAGATTGTTCATTGAAAATTCGGCAATATTCGTCATCAGGAAAAGTACCTGTGTTATTGCACGATACGCAAACGGTGTGGGATTCTCTCGCTATTTGTGAATATTTAGCGGAAACATTTCCGAATCTGCAATGGTGGCCAGAGGAGAAGGCTGCAAGAGCATTAGCCCGTTCTATCAGTGCGGAAATGCACTCAGGATTTCAAAACTTACGTCAGAATATGCCGATGAACTGCCGTGCCAAATATCCTGGTAAAGGTTTAGCATCAGTTGTACAACAAGACATTGACCGCATAACTAGTATTTGGCAGGAATCGCGTCAAAAGTTTGGGGCTGGGGGCAATTTTTTATTTGGTAATTTCACGATTGCCGATGCGTTTTTTGCTCCAGTTGTCCTGCGGTTTATCACCTATGATGTGCACTTAGATACTGTTTCTAGAAATTATCTGGAGTCAGTTTTGGCACTTCCAGCAATGCAAGAGTGGATAAATGCAGCAAAGAATGAGACAGAAGTTATTCCTCAATATGAGTTTTAG